The stretch of DNA CACGTTGAACAGTTCTGGTCGGGGCATACAGATCGTGAACAACGATCCTTATCGATCCTTCACTATCGAGGATGTCGAGGGCGGGCGGGTGGCCAAGCAAATGGGCCTTTTCGGCGCCAGTGACATGATGGGTGCGTTTATGGTTCTCGCGAACGCCCTGCGCGACGACGACCTTGAGGGCGTTAACCGGATGGTGCGTCATTTCGATGACGCAATCACTTCGTCACTCGAATCTCGCGCCTCGATAGGCACGAATTTCCAGCGTCTCGACGGCACGGCCGATCGCCTGCTCGACATGGAGCTCGGCTTTACCAGGCTGCTGGCCGAGGAGGAAGACGCTGACATGACCAAGGTCATAACTGAACTGGCCACGCGTGAGAACAGCTACCAGGCGGCGCTGGCCGCGGCCGCGAGGATAATTCAGCCGAGCCTGCTCGACTTCATGCGGTAAATAGACTGGAAGGGGTGCACCCAATGATAATGACAAGCAAGAGATTCGGCACTCTCGAAGTGCCGGACAACAAGATCATCACCATGGAGCGGCCGATACTCGGTTTTGAGAAGCTCAGGTTTTTCTGCCTGGTCGAGGTCGAGGAACTGGCGCCGTTTCTACTCATGCAGTCGACGGAGGACACCGATGTCGCTTTCCTGGTAATGAACCCGCTGCTCTTTTTCCCCGATTACCGAATCGAAATCAACTCACAGGAAATCGCCGAGCTCGACGTAGACGACCCGGCGTCGGTCGAGACCTATGTCATACTGACCATCATCAAGAGGACCAAAGACATAACCGCCAACCTGCAGGGTCCCATCCTGATCAACACCGCCAATAACAAGGCCAAGCAGCTCGTGCTGGTAAATTCCCGTTACCAGGTGCAGCACTCGGTTATGGAAGCCACCGAGCAGACTGCCGCCCCAAGGCGCCGTGTCCGCGCGGAGGAGCTGGCCGAAGTCTGAGCCAGACACGGACTCATTTACTGAAATCCGGCTCCGTCAGGATTGTCGCGCTTGAAGAGAAATAGGATATCGATGACCCCGCCGCATGATTCACTTGAGCACCTGCCGCCGGATCTCAGGAGCCGGCTCAAAGCCGATCCGGACGACCTGAGCGCCGCCCTCGACGCGGCCGAGCATTGCGCCAGGCACGGTCTGGAAACCGCGATCCCCGAGATACTCTGCTCCTTCCACCCCGATTCGCCTACGCTCGATTCTGTCCAGCGCGACCGCATCCGATTGCTTTTGGCCTGTGGCCATGTAGCTGCCCGGCGATACGATAGGGCCGAACAGCTCATTGCCATCGCCGCCGACCGTGCGGAGGTCGGTTCTGACTGGCTCTATTTGTCGTCCCAGGTCGCCTACGCCATGCGCGAATACGAACGGGTCATTCCAATAGCCCGCGATTTTCTTGACCGCACACGGAAGGGAGAAGCCGGGCCGCTGCCGACGGGATTGTTTGTCGACGCCACCTATCGTTCCCGCGCCTATGTCTGGTTGGGCGAATCATACCTGCAGTTACAGCGAGATGAGGAAGCGATCGAGGCCTTCCGCCGTGCGGCCAATCTCGACAGCAGCTCGGTCCCGGCCCATGTCGGCCTGGTGCGGGCGCTCGTCCGGCAGGGTCGCCGCGACGAAGCCGCTGAAGTGGTCGACCGCGGCCTGGAACGCTGCCACGACATGCAGGAGCTGACCATGCTCCGCGACTATCTGCTCATTCGGCCCACGATCTCGGCATGCATGATCGTCAGGAACGAGGAGCAGCTCCTGGCGGGTTGTCTGGAATCGATTCGCGACTGGGTCGATGAAATCATTGTTGTCGATACCGGCTCCACGGATCGAACGATTGAAATCGCCTGCCAGTATGGCGCGAAGGTACTCGAACAGCCATGGGCCGATGATTTCTCCGCTCACCGGAATTCCTCCATTGAGCAGGCCACATCTGAATGGGTCCTTATCATCGATGCCGACGAACGCATGACGCTCGAGGACGTACCGCTCCTCATAGATACCATGCGGAGCGGCCATGCGGATCTGGTTTCAGTCGGTGTCTATAATGTCTACGGCGAAAACCATGAGCGCGTGACATTCGCCAATTCCATCCGCATGTTCAAGCGGGAGTCGCAGCTTCGCTATAGTCGTATCGTTCACAACGAGCTCGTGTTACCTGCTGGTTCACGGGTGGTACGAACCAACGCGCGCCTTACGCACCTCGGGTATGATCTCCCGCCCGACAAGATGAAGGCCAAGTTCGAGCGCTCGAAGCGTCTCCTGCAAAAGCAGCTAAATGAGAACCCGAACGACATCTTTGCCCTGTTCAATTACGCTGAATTGCTAAGAGGCGTGGAGCCCGAAGTGAGCCCCGAAAACGCCGGGGAGATAATCGCCGCCGCCGAGAAAGTGATCGGCCTGGTCCCTGAACGTGATACCGGGCGTCGTCATCTGCGCCTGATGGCGCTCAACCAGCTCGCGGCGGTGTATTTATCACTCAAGAATTATCCCCGAGCATTAGAATTCTGCCGGAAGGCTCTCGAGGTGCGCCCGGGTTACCTCGACGGCCTCATTCACCTCGGGCTGATTCATTATAGACTTCGCGATTTTCGCAGCGCAATTGCGGCCTTCGAATGTTACCTGGAAGCCCAGGCGAAGTTTGATAACTCCACCGAAGTTATGCCTATCATCCTGAGCTTCCCCGATGCGCGCGACCTGGCCTATAACAACCTCGGCGCGCTGTACGAACTGACCGGTGATCCGATAAAAGCCAGACAGTGCTATCTCAAAGCCATCGGCATAAACCCCCGCTACCGAGAAACTGCTTCGCGCCTGGCACGCCTGCACGAGTCACAAGGTGACTGGGACGAGGCCGAGCACTGGTACCGCCATCAACTGCAAAATCGGCCCACGGCCGAGGCGCTGGTCGGGCTGGCTTCACTGTACTTCGAAATGGGGCGCTATGCTCTGGCGGAGTCTCAGTATCTCCAGGCTGTCGAGCAGCACGGCGAGACGTCGGCCCTCCGGAATGATCTTGGCAACTGCCTTTACCGGCAGAATCGATTCGCCGAGGCAGAGGAGCACTATCGCCTGGCCCTTGACCTGACTCCTCTCGAACCGTTGGCGTACCGCAATCTGGCCTTGGCCCACTTGAGGCAGGACCGGAAACCACAGGCTGCTGATGCCCTGAATCATTATATGGAGCATTGTCCTGGCGACGCCGCCGGCTGGCGGCTGTTGGCCGACCTCTGGAGCGACCTCGGGGAGGTCTCGCGCGCGCTCACTTGCTATGAAAGCTTACTTCGCCTGACTCCCGGCGACAC from Candidatus Zixiibacteriota bacterium encodes:
- a CDS encoding tetratricopeptide repeat protein, translating into MKRNRISMTPPHDSLEHLPPDLRSRLKADPDDLSAALDAAEHCARHGLETAIPEILCSFHPDSPTLDSVQRDRIRLLLACGHVAARRYDRAEQLIAIAADRAEVGSDWLYLSSQVAYAMREYERVIPIARDFLDRTRKGEAGPLPTGLFVDATYRSRAYVWLGESYLQLQRDEEAIEAFRRAANLDSSSVPAHVGLVRALVRQGRRDEAAEVVDRGLERCHDMQELTMLRDYLLIRPTISACMIVRNEEQLLAGCLESIRDWVDEIIVVDTGSTDRTIEIACQYGAKVLEQPWADDFSAHRNSSIEQATSEWVLIIDADERMTLEDVPLLIDTMRSGHADLVSVGVYNVYGENHERVTFANSIRMFKRESQLRYSRIVHNELVLPAGSRVVRTNARLTHLGYDLPPDKMKAKFERSKRLLQKQLNENPNDIFALFNYAELLRGVEPEVSPENAGEIIAAAEKVIGLVPERDTGRRHLRLMALNQLAAVYLSLKNYPRALEFCRKALEVRPGYLDGLIHLGLIHYRLRDFRSAIAAFECYLEAQAKFDNSTEVMPIILSFPDARDLAYNNLGALYELTGDPIKARQCYLKAIGINPRYRETASRLARLHESQGDWDEAEHWYRHQLQNRPTAEALVGLASLYFEMGRYALAESQYLQAVEQHGETSALRNDLGNCLYRQNRFAEAEEHYRLALDLTPLEPLAYRNLALAHLRQDRKPQAADALNHYMEHCPGDAAGWRLLADLWSDLGEVSRALTCYESLLRLTPGDTQVLLRLSDCYLVMGHSEAAVLGYRHVLSVDPRNAVAHQKLAELTDPGARS
- the fliW gene encoding flagellar assembly protein FliW, which codes for MTSKRFGTLEVPDNKIITMERPILGFEKLRFFCLVEVEELAPFLLMQSTEDTDVAFLVMNPLLFFPDYRIEINSQEIAELDVDDPASVETYVILTIIKRTKDITANLQGPILINTANNKAKQLVLVNSRYQVQHSVMEATEQTAAPRRRVRAEELAEV